TCCTGTTCCGCTTCCAATCTTAAATCCTGAATAGCTTTTTTGCGAGACATACACCGCCCGGCCCCGTGGGAACAAGATTGCAAAGAACTCTCGTTTCCTAAGCCCTGTACAATGTAGGAGCTCGTTCCCTGAGAGCCCGGTATAATACCGGTCGTATTCGCAGTTGCTAAAGTCGCACCTTTGCGGTGTACCCATACTTTGCGGTTATAGTGTTCTTCTACGGCGGCGTAGTTATGGTGGATATTGATTTCCTGCACAAATTCTACCTGAGGAAATTCTTCTGCAAACACCTTTTTGATAGATGCCGCAATCATTTTGCGGTTCTCAAAGGCAAAATCTAAACAGAGTTTCATTTCGTTAATATAATCGCCCGCCTCACGGGTACCAATGGGCAAAAATGCCAAATCTTGCTTAGCAAGGGCCTCCTGCTTAAATAGGGTGCAGAGTTTAACGGCTTTGTCGTTATAATACTCGGCCACCTGTTTCCCAAGGTTACGGCTACCGCTGTGAATCATAAACCAAATATGACCGTCACTTCCGCGCTGAACTTCTATAAAGTGGTTTCCCCCTCCCAAAGTGCCAATCTGCTTTTGGGCGGAGAAAAACTCCCGCTTACACACTTCCGTCTTATTCCAACGGGCTAAATCTTGAAAAAGCGGATTTTCCTGGGCTTCTTTGTGATGCTCAAAACCGACAGGCACGCGCTCGTAGATTTTATCTACAATGGCCTGCACTTTGTCGCGCGTAATATCCGTAAGACTTGTCTGTACGGCCAACATTCCGCACCCGATATCCACACCAACCATATTCGGGGAAATCGCATTGTCCAAAGCCACGACTCCGCCGATAGGCATACCATAACCACAATGGGCATCCGGCATCAAGCACACATTGCCCACCAAACAAGGGTGTTTAGATAAGTTTTGTACCTGTTGCATAGCCGCAGGCTCTAAATTTTTGCACCAAGATAAAATATTTTCTGCTAAATGTTCCATAATTTTTCCTCTTTTAATGAAAATAATAAATTTGTGATTATATATGGCCAATATTTTGGGAGGGCGCCACTCTGGGGACAAAACCCAGCATCCTCCATTCCTTAGCAGCTAGGGCGGCTTTCTGCTGTCAAAATATCAGCCAAGGGCAGAGACACGGGTGTTCAAGACTGCCAATGGCAGCATCCGTTAATTCATACCCTGATAGCAATAGGATAGCACACTTACGCGACAACCTATGGTCGCATTAAAAAATAATTTTTAAAATTCTTTACGACCTACTGTTGTCGCAACGATTTGCTAGGCTATAATAATTTACTTGAAGAGAACATTTATGAGAGAACTGACAATTATAAGCAATGGTTTCGTAGGGGCCAATATCAGTAACCACAAAAATTATAAAAAAAGGATATTAAAAAATATACCCAAAAAAATATCCCAATTTACAATTTCCCCCTGCCACTTTACCGACAGTATTATACTCAACTTGCATGCGGACAAAAAAATCTGTGGATTTGAAGTAATGCTATCAGAAAATCAAACCAATGACACACTGTTTTGGTTGGAAAGCATTTGCTTAAATTGCAAAGAATCTATTTTACTTATAGACCCGGAAGGCCCCAACCAAATGCTGCGTTTTTATTCTCAATGGGAAACAGATAACGAGGGGCGTTTTAGTATGCTCACGACATACGAGTATTACTATGATAAAGAAAAAAACAAATGGATAGATAACCCCAAAACCTATGAAACTTATAAAAAAACAGGAGAAACTCCCATTGTGTGCGATATTTTAATTTCCAAAAAAGAATTGGTAAGCCAATTCTATCAAGCCATATTGTCGGGTTTGGAAAGGGCAGAAAAAGAGGGCAGTATGGATAACACGATAGTAAGGCGTTCTAAAATCATAGAAGATTTTTTATTGCGACCTACTGTTGTCGCGTACTAATGTTATGATAGATATATGAGTAGCAAAGCGTGGAGATAAAACCTACAGTACGAAACGCTTTCTACCCAAAAGGTAAAAAACCTGCGATGCCGGTCTGTACAGCCGGCTCCGGTTTAGTAAAGGCGAGCTAGACTTGCCGACAGACACGGCTTGGATAAGCGTGTGAGGCATTTTTAGTTCACCTTTAACCTAAGGGGTGTTAGGTATTGGCAGTTCTGCCTGACGGCATATCGGGTACTTGCCCGAACCCGAGCCATGGGGAACAGCACTCCTATAAGTGCTCGGGTTTGGCCCAAAGGCAGGCTGAGTTACTACTTAACACCCCTTTCTAAAAATAAAAAGTACACTATATATATGTTTAGCAAGAGCCGCAAAACCCTTTTTATCTTAATGGGCATACAGGCAAGCGGAAAAAGCACCTTTGCGCACACGGTTTTGACAAATTGTGTTTACATTAGTTTAGATCAACTAAACACACGCAACAAAGAACGAATTGCCTTGCAAAATACCCTTCAAACGGGGCGCAACTGCGTAATAGACAACACCAACCCTACACAAAAGGAACGCCAAAAATATATAGATTTGGCCCAAAAAAGCGGATATAAAACTGTAGGCATATACTTCCGCTCCGCAGTGGCCGAGTGCAGTGTCCGCAATGATAAACGCCTTGGCAAAGCCCATGTGCCGCTGAAGGGCTTATTAGCCACCGCCAAGCGCCTTGAACAACCGACATCAACAGAAGGTTTTGATGCGTTGTATTATGTAAAAATTGAAAACAATGAATTTATAATCAGTAACTGGGACGAAACTTTATGAAATTTGACGAATTTGATAAAAAAATGAGGAAATTTGAGCAATCTTTAGATCAGGTTATCCCTGCTGATTCTTTTATGGTAGCCCGATTAGACGGCAAAGGATTTACGAAATTAACCAAAAAAGACATGGTTTTGGATAAGCCCTTTGATATTCGTTTTAGAGACGCCGTCATTAACACCATAAAATATCTCATGAACGGATACTTTCAAATATCCTACGCTTATAATGAAAGTGACGAAATTTCGCTTTTGTTCCAAACCCATGCGGATAAATTTGGCCGTAAGGTGCGGAAGTACAATTCTATATTGGCCGCCGAAACGAGTGTGCATTTTTCCCGTCAAATCGGTCAAACCGCTATTTTTGATTGCCGCATGATTGCCTTGCCCGATTTGGACGCCGTACAAGATTATTTTGCATGGCGGCAGGCGGACTCCGGCAGAAATTCCGTTCTTGCTCACTGTTACTATAAGTTGGTGGCCTCGGGTAAAACCCCGCAAGAAGCCGCCGACTACTTACGCAATTTGCCCTTTCGAGACAAAGTACATTTACTTACTCACTTTGGCATGGAGTTAAAAGATATCCCCAAATGGCAATTGTACGGAAGCGCCGTGTACTGGAAAGAAACCGCCAAAGAAGGTTTTAACCCTGCTACAAATACTTTGCAGCAAAGCAAACGCAAGCAGTTGGTGGAAAATTACGATTTGCCCGTTGGAGAAGAATACCGAAAGTTCGTTATCAAACAACTTACTTAAAGCATTTTTTCTACCAAATAATACGATATAAAACCTTGATAATAAAACCATGAAAAAAAGCATCATTAAAAAATTAGAAGAACTGGAAAAAGAGCACCATATCAAAATCTTTCACGCGGTGGAATCGGGAAGCCGTGCGTGGGGGTTCGCATCGCAAGACAGCGATTATGATGTCCGCTTTTTGTATTATCACCGCCCCGAGTGGTATTTTTCAGTTTCAAAACAAGCAGATAATATCGTGAAAATGGAAGAACATAATTTGTTAGATTTTGCCGGGTGGGAACTGAAAAAGACTTTGCTTTTGCTTATCAAGGGGAATATGTCCTTATATGAGTGGATACAAAGCCCTATTGTCTATAAACAAAGCAAAGAATTTGAAACGCTCAAAGCACTTGCCCAAGAGTTCTACAATCCGAAAGCACTGCTATTTTCGTATGTGGGACTGGCTGAAAATAATTACAAAGCCTATGCCGACAGGGAAAAACCCAAACTCAAAAAGTATTTGTATATTTTGCGCACCTTGGCAGCTTGCCGTTGGATAGAACAACAGCAAACCCCGCCTCCCATAGAAATGGATAACCTAAAGGAAGTGTTCCGCAAAGATTCCCTTATATGGGACTTCTTAAACCACTTGATTGAGGATAAAAAGAAAGGAACAGAACTGGGGGTTATAGACTCCCCCGCACTTATCAACCGGTGGATAGAAGAACAACTAGCCTACTATACCAATTTCGCCAACAGTTTACCGGACTTGGTAAAAGATACTGTGCCTTTATCAAACTTCTTTTATAAAACGGTCATGGGACAATAAAATGACACATTATAATATTCTTTTATGGAAACAAGAGTCTACCCGTCTTTCTACGGAGAAACAAATAAAAGACTTTTTTTCAAAACTAAATATTATTGGGAAAAAGATAAAAAGCATTAAAATTTTAGGACGGGACTATGACCATGACAGAGAAGGAGTAGAGGAATTAGCTTTTCTTCAATTAGAGAAAGTTCTTTCGGAAAAACAAGCCAAAGAAAAAGCCGAATTCTCAAACATTCCAAAAGATCTTATGTTCTATCGTATAGCGGAAGTGGATGAGCCTATTGTAATAGAACTAAATGACGGAAGACGGTTGGAAATTTTGATTTTGGAACTAGACAACACCGTTTACGCAGATGTAAATAAAATATCCCCGGATGCCACTTGGGATATCAATTCTGCCAATGTGAACGGAAATGTGATTTTTTCCCCTTGTACAGGCAAAACTATTAAAGCGGTGGAGTTTCCAGTGCACAAGCACTCTTTCGGACAGGAAGAAGAATATCAACAAATACCTGATGTACTCATCAGATTAGAGGACGGAACGGGACTAAAAATAGAGGGTTGGTTGGATTTCTGTGATATTGAATGTGTTGACAGCAAAAACCAACCTCTTAAAATTTCCTTTAAAGATCTTAAAAAAGGACTTCACAATAAAGAAGATGAATAAAATTAATATTATGAAAACAATTTTATTTGATATAGACGGTACTCTAGCCAACTTGAACGGACGGGAAGATTTCCTTAAACAAGAAATCCCTGATTGGAAGAATTTTAACGCAAAAATGGAAGAAGATTTGCCCAACTTGCCTGTTGTTGCGCTCTACCGCGCCCTATATGAGAGCGGAAAGTTTGAAATTATCTTGGTATCAGGCCGGCAGGAAAGATTTCGCAAAGTAACGGAAACTTGGCTTGCTTGGCACGAAATTCCTTTTGGCCCCCTCCTCATGCGTGCTGATAATGACCAACGCCCGGACTGCGATGTAAAACAAGATATACTAAATTCTCTAAAAGCACAGGGCAAACAAATCCTTTTTACCGTAGATGACCGCCAAAGTGTTGTAGATATGTGGCGAGCAAACGGTATTACCTGCCTGCAATGCCAAAAAGGGAATTATTAAATTTTTTGGTTTGCTTCTGTCTTCGTCATATTTTTCCCGTGGGGGCCCAAGGGGCCCTAGGTCTAATGGCCTATTGACGAAAAACACTATTTTTAAGATACTACTAGAAAGGCCTATTTTGTACTTTTAGGTTACCACGACAAAGGAGAACTGCATGAAAAAACTGGTTGTATTATTCGTGGCTATGTTCGGGATATTGACCATCTCGGGTTGTGCCATGGACGGAACATTAGACCTTCCTATCTCCGAAGAGATTGAAGAAGAGTTAATTGCCACTCAAGAATGGGAAAGTGCCACTTTCAAAACCCTTACGGGAAGTGAAGATTTAATGATAGAACGCGACTCCCAAAACAAAAATGCCCTGTCTATTCTTAACCCGGCCTATGACCAAGAATATTTGGCAGTAGTATTGCTTAAAAGTGATTGTGAAAAATCAAAAACCATGGTGCCCTACCTTGATAATTTGGCTGCCAGAATCAACCGTTTTCATAGCATCAGTTATATCCCCGTTATGTTGGATATTTACGAAGATTCCACAAACACCAATATCGAGTGGGTCAACAATCTGTCCAACTTGGAAGTTTTCATGAACGCAGCCACGGCTTGCTCGGGTAATGCCTGCCAAGAAGTTTTCCTTCCCAAATTTGCGGAGGCTTTCTCGGGAAGCATTTATTTTGTACATAAAAACGATATTACCAAAACCAAAAAAGGTTTTTCTTGGGACGAGAACAAAGATCCTGAAGAACAAGCTAACACCATGGAACAGGCTTTTGTAAAGTTCCTTGATTTAGACGAAATTTACTTGGATCCCTCTGTGAAACCTTGGAACTAATAAGTTGGTAAAATTTCAAAATAACCCTGCGCCAAAGCACAGGGTTATTTTTTACTCTCTTTTTATTTTTAGGCCCAAAAAGTTTATAGGCCCTTTAATCCTTGTTTTTTCTTATTTTTCTCCTAAAATATGAATAAGGACCCGCTTATGAAAAAACTTTGCTTAATTCTGCTTTTCTTCACGGTTTTACCTTTACAGGCCCAAACCCCGGTTAAATGGTTAAAAAATATCGGGAAGGGACTCGTTGGCCCCGCGCCCAGCGCAAAAAGCGTAACCCCCGTATTAAGCAGCCGCGCCAATACGACGGCGAGGGCCGCTTCGCAGGTACGGGAAAATCTGGTTAAGCAAGGATTGCAAGTTCCCGGCATTACACTACCGACAGATAGAACTTTCCTCCCCGAAGACGAGTTAGCCCAAATTCAAAAAACACACCCTCAGCCCTACTTAAATAAGGGGAAGGAAGCAGTGGTATTAAAAAATAATGAAGATTTTATCACTGCGGAACATAACCGCAAATATATTCTTTATGCCAACACCATTTTGGCCAGAAACCCCCATGTACCGGAAATTCTTAACAGAGTAAAGGCCACTGCGGTTTCACCCACGGCCACGGAAACTTCCGCTGAGTGGTTGGCCAAACAAATTCCCGCGTCCACCGATGTATTATGTGTGGGAATGGGTTTTTATCACAATCCGTCCACTATAGACGGTTTTTCCGACTTTTTAACAGCCTTACGCCAGCAAATGCCCGAGAGAGAAATCATCTTGCTTTCCTCTTACCTGGAAGACGGCGTTGTATGGACAACCAAACTCGATGCCTCTATCACCGAAAGCAAGTATTATCGGAAAGGGTATGAACCTCTTTGGCAAAATGCTTATTACCACGATATTAGTA
The window above is part of the Elusimicrobium sp. genome. Proteins encoded here:
- a CDS encoding RtcB family protein; the encoded protein is MEHLAENILSWCKNLEPAAMQQVQNLSKHPCLVGNVCLMPDAHCGYGMPIGGVVALDNAISPNMVGVDIGCGMLAVQTSLTDITRDKVQAIVDKIYERVPVGFEHHKEAQENPLFQDLARWNKTEVCKREFFSAQKQIGTLGGGNHFIEVQRGSDGHIWFMIHSGSRNLGKQVAEYYNDKAVKLCTLFKQEALAKQDLAFLPIGTREAGDYINEMKLCLDFAFENRKMIAASIKKVFAEEFPQVEFVQEINIHHNYAAVEEHYNRKVWVHRKGATLATANTTGIIPGSQGTSSYIVQGLGNESSLQSCSHGAGRCMSRKKAIQDLRLEAEQEILNRQGIVHRMNEQALLDEAPSAYKNIDEVMENQKDLVKILVKLSPLGVVKASNEPKPWQKKAKKDK
- a CDS encoding ATP-binding protein; amino-acid sequence: MFSKSRKTLFILMGIQASGKSTFAHTVLTNCVYISLDQLNTRNKERIALQNTLQTGRNCVIDNTNPTQKERQKYIDLAQKSGYKTVGIYFRSAVAECSVRNDKRLGKAHVPLKGLLATAKRLEQPTSTEGFDALYYVKIENNEFIISNWDETL
- a CDS encoding guanylyltransferase, which gives rise to MKFDEFDKKMRKFEQSLDQVIPADSFMVARLDGKGFTKLTKKDMVLDKPFDIRFRDAVINTIKYLMNGYFQISYAYNESDEISLLFQTHADKFGRKVRKYNSILAAETSVHFSRQIGQTAIFDCRMIALPDLDAVQDYFAWRQADSGRNSVLAHCYYKLVASGKTPQEAADYLRNLPFRDKVHLLTHFGMELKDIPKWQLYGSAVYWKETAKEGFNPATNTLQQSKRKQLVENYDLPVGEEYRKFVIKQLT
- a CDS encoding nucleotidyltransferase domain-containing protein; this encodes MKKSIIKKLEELEKEHHIKIFHAVESGSRAWGFASQDSDYDVRFLYYHRPEWYFSVSKQADNIVKMEEHNLLDFAGWELKKTLLLLIKGNMSLYEWIQSPIVYKQSKEFETLKALAQEFYNPKALLFSYVGLAENNYKAYADREKPKLKKYLYILRTLAACRWIEQQQTPPPIEMDNLKEVFRKDSLIWDFLNHLIEDKKKGTELGVIDSPALINRWIEEQLAYYTNFANSLPDLVKDTVPLSNFFYKTVMGQ